The Arabidopsis thaliana chromosome 5, partial sequence genomic interval CTTGAGGAACAACTTCAAAGCCTTGCGAGTAACAAGGCAGAGATGTCAtatgagaaagagaggtttGATAGACTTCAAAAGCAAGTGGAGGATGAGAACCAAGAGATACTCCGGTTACAAAATGAGCTTGAAGTTGAAAGGAACGCTTTATCCATTGCCAGGTATAGAATATAGTATCTTGAaagttcttctttctttcccaAGCAAGATCAAATGAGCATGAATAGATCTTACACAGTGAGATAGAGGCAAAACATTTCTTAATTACATTGATTAGTGAAActcaaaaacttttatattgaaaaatgtGACAAATCAAACATATGAGAGTTTAGCTCTTCAGATTATTTactgttttgagttttgtttttgaaggGATTGGGCTAAGGATGAAGCGAGAAGAGCAAGAGAACAAGCAAAAGTGCTAGAAGAAGCTAGAGGACGTTGGGAGAAGTATGGCCTAAAAGTGATTGTTGACAGCGACCTCCATGAACAGACAACAAAAACCGAATCTACTTGGCTGAACGCAGGAAAGCAAAATCATGTAGAAGGAACCATGAAAAGAGCTGGAAATCTGATTGctaagctgaagaagatggcGAAAGATGTAGGAGAGAAATCCAGAGAAGTAATTTACTTGATCATAGAGAAGATAAGCCTTCTGATATCAGCCTTAAAACAACAAGTTCATGGCATGGAGAACAAAGCCAAAGacctcaaaatcaaaactaagtCTAAAGCAGAGGAAGTGTGGAGACAAACGAGCTTGAGGGCTGATGAGATCAGAAATATCTCTATAGTGAAGGCTAAGGAGACTGTGGAAGAGTTTAAGGACAGAGTCGGTAAACTCGGCGAGAAATTCAAGTCGAAGTAGGTTTATGCGGTTTGGTTGAAGATTAAGATTTGTTAGATAAAGATGCAAAACAATGAACTGTCTTAAATTCCAAAACCGGAAAGCTATGAGCCCCAACTTAGATAGATGACTACACTGATTATATGATTGTGGTCTTCGCCAGTTTTTACTACTACCACCATTTAGTCTTTGAATCCATTCTACAAGCAATTGAAGAATAAATATGGTATTGGATCaacttcaaattttgaaacatgATAGGAAATTAAGTTGAGTCTcactaatttttcttaatatctgaccatatatttaaaattagttacCAAAACCTTGGCAGTAAATTTTTAGTTAGATATGATAAAAGATACtattgttttgattaaaaaaaggtAGAGATGATGAGATTTCTATGTTgaattcaaaacaataaaataaatattagcTAAGATATCACGAAGTGATAAAGATGAATCTTTGATTAAATCAcattaaaagttgaaaaacgATATCATAAGAGATTTTGTGTTCTCTATATGTAACGCTATCTGGCAACATTCTTTCTGCTTTCCAATAAGGTTCATGAAGAATGGGTAACACAATTTCGAATGCAACAACGTTATCATACGGTGAAACGACATGCTCAAATCCAACTTCTACGATTGCGAGCAGTTTCACGGAACATCCTCGCCTTCTTGCTATTCTGTCAAGATTGAGAATCTCGCACAACTTAACAATGAAAAATACCAATCTCGTCGTTTCACGGTAGGCGGGTATTACTGGTATGTAGCTATAATCTTGCTCTTATATATTACCATTTATGTTTTATGAGACATGTAACACATATAGACCATGATTTTACTATGTACACATTAGCTCCTGAAGGGTTAAATTAAATCTTCATCATAAGAAAAGAACATGAATCTTTCTTACTTTATGCAATAATATTtctgttaaaaagaaaacctgCAGGAAATTGATTATATATCCAAAAGGGAACGACGAGGACCATGGAAGTGGTTATATTTCAATGTACGTAGAAATAGACAGCACATCTGAAGTTTTTGCATATGTCAAGTTCTTCGTCTACAATAAGAAAGAACAAATGTACTTTACTATTCAAAGTTGTTGGTTTAAAACATATCTATAttattcaatatttatattaactaTATAAGACTTGTTCATTTGTCACATATGTCACGTTGAATTACTCCATTTTTTCTAATAGATACTGAAGTAAAGCGTTTCAATGCTTTAAGAATGGTATGGGGATTCTCTCAAATGCTTCCTCTCCACTTATtcgaaaatccaaaaaatggATATATATTCGACGGGCAAAAATGCGAGTTTGGTGTTGAAGTGATGGTTGTTCCACCCCTTACCAATTGGGAAGTGATGTCTTTTGATCAGAAACTCTCACCATCCACATTCTCCTGGAGTGCCAATGGTTTCTCCTTATTGACAGAGAATCTTTATGTGTCAAACAACTTTTCAGTTGGAGGAAGAGAATGGTGAGGCTAATAAGtcattgaatatatatacacgtcTATGTATGCTAAGTGTATACAAAATAATGTGACTTTTCTATAGGTGTTTGAAGATGTATCCAAAGGGAAGAGAGGCAGATGGCAAATGGTTGTCCTTATTTCTGCATATATATAGCTGATAGTGAAACCTTTTCGGAGGATGAGAAGATTTACGTGCATGCAGATCTCCGAGTATTATACCCACGTCCACATGTATACAACAATCACGTCACACAGAAACGTATAATTAACTTTGAAACACAATTTTCTATATTCTTGAATAAATCACTTAGTTGCTTTTTTCAAGTCTTAACTAAATTTTCAATACcttacatatatttatttttcttgcagTTAACGTCTGTTACAAGAAATCAACTCAAGGGTGGGGTTGCGAAGATTTTGCGGCTATAGCCATCGGGAGTGTAATTACTTGGACAATGACACTTTGACATTGGAGGTCGAATTTAAAGTTGTTTCTACAACCAAGTATTCTCACCCATGATCTAAGCTCTTCTTGTAGAATATCTACAATATTCCATATTCTACTACAAGTCTAGTAATCTACAATGCCTTGTTTCATACGATTTCTAGTAATTAGTTCCTTTTTAGTTAAATCAATTCTACAGTTTATGGTTCCGGATTCATTTCCTGCTAActaattatatcattttttataactaGTAATCATTGAAGCTTATAATTGAAATCTATAACTACAAAGCCTAGTGCACTTACGTCCAGAAAGCCAAAATAATTAGGCTTCCTATTaacacatatatttatatgtttcttaAGAACTTTTACGAAATTACCTGCATGtagttaaaataataaaatctaaactaattGTGAGCACAACAATAATCCGCCACGTCTTCTAAACCTCTTCCATTCAAAACTCTTCACTATCCGCCACGTGTCCCCTTCTTCACACTCTTTTTATCTTCCTCCACCTCTAAAACTTTCTCACCACATTTTCccgagaaaacaaaaaaaaaaaacttacaccAAAACGATGTCTGGAGGTGTCGGTCCAACGTACAACGACATAACCTTacccaaagaagaagaagaagaacatcaaACCCAATCCACCTCAACAGTATCATCCACCGGAAAACCCGCCGGATTCTTCTCATTCCGACAACTAAACATCCTCGCAATAATCATCGTTCTCTCCGCAAGTGGTCTCGTAACAATCCAAGATTTCATATTCACGATCCTCACTCtcatctacttcttcttcctctcgaAACTTATCTTCCCACCACACAACAATCCAAACCGTGACGCTCCTCTCACAAGCTccacaaacaaaatcttccGTATCTATGTTACAGCGGCGGGGATCGTCGGGCTTATCATTCCGATCTGTTACATCTTCGAAGGAATCGTTGAGGATGATAAGAACGGTGTTAGCGCAGCTGCACCGCACGTGTTTCTTTTAGCGAGTCAGATTTTTATGGAAGGATTAGCGACCATGTTTGGCTTCTCTGCTCCGGCGAGGATTCTTGTTCCGATTGTTTACAACGCCAGGAGGGTTTTGACTCTTGTGGAGTGGATTATGAGTGAGTTCTCGAGGGAGGATGTGACGGGGACGGTTTCTGCGCGGCGGATGTATGCCGGGAAAGTTTTGGCGGCGGCTAATTTAGGGATTTGGTCGTTTAATCTCTTTGGTGTTTTGATTCCGGTTTATCTACCCAGAGCGTTTAAGAGGTATTACGGTTCTGATAAGGAGGATTGAAATCCCGGTTTAGTTCCGGTTCCAATAAGGAGAGTCAAAACCCGGTTTAATTCCTTTGTGGTTCACAGCTCTTGTTGTTTTCCCTTTTTGTTCTGTATATTATTtcgatgttttcttttgaacaaTTCAGTTTATGTAGTAGTTCACAGTTGTATTAGATTTCTTACGATAATAACCGAATCTATGTTTCTGAAAgaacagaaatgaaaatgttttagtaATGATATAGAATAAGACCATTCACGATCTCAGttcaaacaatatatttgtatgaaacagtaaaacaagaaataaacaatttatatCAATGTAACAAGATTAGATGTAGGAGCTGATCCAAGAATATTCCAAAGTTTCCAACTACATGAGTACAGAAGTTAACTGcaaatcaaagctttaagcTTATTTATTCAGTGTGTATAAGTTGTTAGAACCCAAATCTCTTACCTTTTTTCACGATCCATGTTCAAGGTTTGTTACTTATAGGGTTTTATATCTCTGTCTTTGgtaatgaggaagaagaagaagagatgtcattttaatttggttaGCTGACTCCAGATCGTAACCCCGGGAAGAAACTCCAGCTGTTTCCTGCAACCTTCTCGATATTCTCGTCTTTCGTGTTGTCGAATTTAAATTCTTTGCTAGATCCAATCGATGAGGAACTCAGCTTCTGAATTCTATGCTGTTCGTTCTCTCTGTCTCCTGACCTTTTCTCtatgtttcttcttatgtCTGTTGATGAACTCTCCTCTGTTTCGATCCGGTCattgttgttcattctgtcGTGTGATCGATTTAGCTTGCTTGCAAGACAACGTGCAACGTCTTCACCTGTTAACTCAAACGAAACTCTGTGATCTGCTACCATGACTTCAGAGCCATGATCCGAATTTGCCAGTGAAGCGACCTCAGAGATCTGATTTTGAAGAGGCCATGTGGTATTGTTGGGTGTTAAGTTTCCAGATACTATCTCTGGACCATTTGGTGTCAGAGCGCCTGAAGCCAAACCTGAACCATGCCCAACAGGTGTGATCGATCCAGAACCGAACCTCGATCCCCATTTACGAGCTGTAAAGTGCTCAAAACCCAAGAACTTTGGAGGCTCGCCTATTCGAAACTCAACCATGGGTGATTTACCAGGGTAAGGAGAAGATGTACCAGAGTTTGAAATCACTGACCCGGGAGAGATTAGATTACCACCACCAGGACTCCCCGGACACACCTGATTAGACCGAAACTCATAGTGCGAAGACGAAAACTTTTGATTCATCCCACTAGTACTATCCCTCCGAGTTAGCTCCAACGAAGAAGTAAGCAACTGAGCAAAGGGCACTTCAGGTGAAGAAGGTGTAGTTATATGGACTGATGATTCAGGAGGTGGAGTATACGGTGCAGTAGATGGCTCAGTTATAAACGCAGAGAACACCGGAGGAGTGACTGGTTGAGTTTCATTAGCATAAGGTCCAACGGTAAAGACAGATTGAGGCTCCTTAGGCGAGAATGTATTGCTAGTAAGAGAAAGTGGACCAACAGGCGAGTGAGAAACCGATGAAGGATCCGATTGCAAAAACGAAGCTGGAGATGAAGGAGGAGCTATAAAGGGAAGAACAACAGTAGTTGAAGTAGCTGAGTTTTGAACAGTAACTACCGGAACTCCAGATGTAACCGGTTCAGGTACAAGCACAGCATTACCAATCCTTTTATTGTTCTTCTGAGTTCCAAAACATGAATATAAACTCCAACATTTTCCCCATCTTCCCTTCTGTACAaattaaacacacaaaattagaCTCATCTTGATCCCCTTTAGAGAGAACTGTTTCAACAAAACTTTCTCAAAGTAAAAGCTTTTGATAATAAAGTTAATCTTGTTTAGTTTCTAATAAGTAGCTAAACGTTTGTAATTCACTTTTGGAGAAATTTATACTATCCGTGGAAAATTAACCAAACATGAAATAGAAACGcttttaacctttttaatcATGGATGCTATTATGACTTGTAAAGCCAATCCacaaaaagattgaaaaagcAACAACGCatctttttacctttttgagACCACAATTGTAATCCAGAGAGAACAAATCAAAGTCGTGAAATCAAGAACTAAGCTCACCATTAGCTCTGATCTAGAATcgtaatcaaaatcaaaacaccaaaatcgCAAATTCAAATCACATTCACTACAGTTTCGTAACTATGAGCTAAATCAAAACAGCAAAATCgcgaaattcaaaactaagaACAGATCAAATTTTCAGAGCAATCATTCAAACAAAAGCTATAAATCTCGGAATCACGATCTAAATCAAGCAAGTAACAATACTGATCTATGagcagaagaaaaacacatttcaATCACGGAAAAtctggaagaagaagcttagtAGTTTACCTGAGAAGAAGACGGCTGTACTCGAGACTCGGCGGTGACGATGGCGGTAGCGGCGGCGTTAACAGTCTCAACGCTGTTATTAACAACGTTCCTCATCTTTCGAACTCAGATTCACACCGACTACAATAACATCCAGATTTGCTTGCTTACTACTACTCAGAAACCACCACTTGGATCTACTACGCAGAGAGATTTTCCCgagaaaatcaaatgagaaaaggataaataaatcaaataaaaagcgAAGAAGGTTTTGTATAATGATGGATCgaattctctctctctctctctcactcacacCGGTCGTTATCTAGTCCAGCTTTTCATTCAATTTCACCACGAGCTTTTGCCACGTCATCACATTTTAGATGGTTCATGGTTCCTTTCCTTCACACCACCACACGCGCTTCACTTAAAATAGTTATGCATCATTTGGGAGGGTAAATAACGGTTTGATCGGTTTGGTTCAATCCCTAGAAATgcagattcaatttttatctaCATACATAGTTACTAAAACTTGTTAAAGAAATTCTAATATATTGGTTGTGAACATATATTTGTCTCTGCATTGTGGGTTTTCTCAAATCAAagttccaaaaagaaaaagggtaaTATCTagaacttaattttttttggtatatatagaCTAGTATCGTAAAATACTAACGTTGGCCAATGTCTATATGtaggtgttttttttatagaataaTTATTGGTCTTCAAATGTACCTATAAAATGGATGATTCTATACTTGTtcaaaggaaagaagaaatatattagaCCATGGGGAAGAGTTGACCCATAGCCTTTATGTACGCATATGATATGGGGACCGATCAATAAGTGAGAGAGGTAATATAATAGAAGCCGCTTCATCATTGGAACTCCCATGTGACCTCCTCTCAAGTTTTGAGCatttctttaatctttttataacTAGAGTcacttttattaatttcttttgaatGTTCTTCTCTACTGTTGCTATACTATTCTCTAATTATTCACAAATAGTTATTATTAgtgttttcaatatattttgtatcCTTAACTTTGTAACTATTTATGCCCattaagtaaaacaaaataaaataattggaGAAAGGTTGGTAACAAGAAGAATTAAGAAGCACACGTGCGCAGACCATCTTGTTGTGTGTGATGGCTTTTTGAGCAAACCCTCGTGCGTGTGTGTGGCTGCCACTCCTTTACCtttcttttctacttttgttactttcttctttattaagTCTCTCTACAATGAAAACTAATtattactctttctttttacctttttagGATATGAACCATGTTGACATCAGTCAAAACTAAGAGTCTTCCCTAATTAATTATGTTGTTTAAGTTCAATACCACCAATCAATACATGAATCAAATTGGTTGTGTATCTTTATAATACTCAACTTGTTTGGTACTGTATCATTATCGAGTTAAGATTTCTAAAGaataactaaactaaaactttaaaagaagttgttgttgttgaaattTATCCCTATGATTCGACGTTTGAGGAAGAACTATAAACACAAATCTCACTTGTTACTCGATTCGATtgagaataaaagaaaacccGAAACAGAATGGAAAGAATACTATGATACTTGCACACTCCACTATGTTTAGAGAAAGTTTAtccaagagaaagagagcaaCCAAAGAACTCAGCTCAGGCCCAATAAATCAAGcccaaattaaatatcatacatttttaacgGCCCAATATTTCTGTGTTTGCGACTATCTCATTCAGATTTTCCAAAGGATAATTTagattttctctgttttatctttttgtgtgtgttgttatttcattttcaagcTCTGGACATTTGATTGGTGATGAAGCTGAGGGAGTGAATTTATGGCTTAAGATAGTCTTCAAAGCTACATACAAAACTATATTACAATTTCGAAGCTGCCCATGGCCATGGCGTTACAGAttatagcttcttcttcttcatcaccaacGATTACAAAATCTCACCTTTTCTCTTATCCTCCTCTGCAATCTCGTTATAAAGCTTCGAAACCTAACCTCTCCTCATGGTTTTCTCTTCTGGGTTCTTCTCGTTTCTCTCCTTACATTGGTTTAAAGCATTTGGGCATCTCAATCTCGCCGAAATCTTCAAACCCAGGTTTCGATTTCAGAGATATGATTGCTTCTTTACTTCTGGGTTTTTGTAAAGTTGTTTAATTTCTGAAGTTGGGTGGTTTTTTGTgtgcagagaagaagagaagatgtaAGAGTATGATGATTCGTGCGTCTCTGTTTGGTGTTGGAGCACCTGAGGCTTTGGTTATTGGTGTTGTTGCTTTGTTAGTCTTTGGTCCTAAAGGTCTTGCTGAGGTTAGTGTCTTTGTGTGTGTAAAATTTCTTGATGATTGATTTGGAATCATatctttttagggtttaagcaACTTATGAATTAGTACTGTTTAGTTTCTCTTATGAGAATTGGAGTATGGTGTATAGTTGAGGCTAGAGATAGATGACCTTTTGGCTTAATAGTGTTTGATTCTCTGTGGATTTAAAATCTTAACTTGGAGAAAGTTCGACGTCTATACGGAGCCATTTGAGAGTCTGAGTTTGGgaatgagaagagaaaagagctCAAGATATCACTGTTGCTTCTCCATATAGTCTTTTAGAGTTGTTTTAGCTCTTTGAAGAAGTGTTTTACTTGCTATGATCCGTGCAGGTAGCTCGGAATCTTGGAAAAACTCTGCGTACATTTCAGCCAACGATTAGAGAGCTACAGGTTTAATTTCTATCTCAAGACTTTCAGAAATTATGaggtttgtttgtatatgtTGTGCCtaactgtttttgtttgtttacatgtcttttgttttaggatgtttcaagagattttaaaagtacCCTTGAGCGTGAAATTGGCCTTGATGATATCTCAACGCCAAACGTGTACAACCAAAACAGAACGAATCCTGTTcaacctcctcctccaccaccaccaccatcagTTCCTAGCACTGAAGCTCCTGTGACTGCAAATGATCCCAGTGAGTGGTCTAACTATACTATGCGCGCATatgcttttgttcttcttcatctttcacCAAATTCACACTAAACAAAGTTAACAAAGATACTGTCATTTGGTTCTGGAAATATTAGATTCTATTTGCCAACAGAATAGGAAGCATGTGCTAGGCATTTGATTGAGACATATTAAAAAGTAGTTTGATTCCTCTAGATCATAAGCTCCTCAAGCATTGGCTAATCTGTAACCTACTGTCattgttttaatgttttctatATTCATCATATTCATGAAATGGAGTAGTGAACCTAAGCTAAGATGATTTCATTGAAATAAGCAGATGATTCACAATCACCAAAAGCTTACACATCCGAGGATTACCTCAAGTTCACTGAAGAGCAGCTAAAAGCTTTGTCTCCCGCTGAAAGCCAAACAGAGGATCAAACTCAGACTCAAGAACCGCCACAACCCACAACTGTACAAACACCTACCGGAGAAAGCCAGCCCAATGGTTAGCCTTGCTTCTGATCAGCAAATTAAGAActctctcatcatcttcaaagtTGTCTAAAACTCGGTTGTTGCAGGTACAGCGAGAGAAACAACAGCTGCATCTCCTCCAAGGCAAGATTGAAAGCACCAAAATATGACTTGTAGTGTTAAAAAGCATAAGCCTCTCTATACTGGGAAGCTGCTGAGGGAATTTTTTTGATCTGCCAAAAAGGACGAAGCTATTAGCTCTCAGGACATTCTCGCAAAGCTGTATGTGCATCTTGATAATATGTCTGTGTATTTATGTTACATTAGATTCTTTCTTAATGGTAATTGAGTTTATTAGGTCAAAGCTTggaaaataatgaaatgaGTATAAATTATTGGCTCTTGCTCTCATTTCATCAATATTCAGAGTTTAATCACTGGATCTAgaaatttcatgttttcttttattaccATTTCTCTTCCATATTGGTTAAAAATGATGAagtaaaatacattttttaaacTATCAATGACAATGATTGAGTGTCTTTGTTGTTAagaacaaaacacacacaatgGTTCTCAAAATACAACAACTGATCTGTCATCGACTGCAAAATCTTTCACACTTGAAGAAGACTCAATTCTGTTTGTAGCTTTCTTGGCCTATCCATTAAAATACACGAAGAAAAcattaatcataattaatctAAGATCCATGCATAGcttttataacaaaaagatatttacCTCTTCATCCCAATTTGTAAAAATAGTGACGAGGCCAAGACCAAAAACTTGAACAACGAGGGCACATATGATTCCAAGCCAAAGCCccttaaaatttaacattgtTGATATGTTTAACGTTGACATTATAAtcagttaaataaaaaaaaaaatctgattaaaTTGGGGTAGTTTCATTTACCCGACCACCAACGTGAAAGTGAAAAGCAAGTAACAATCCTGAAGGAACTCCAACAAGATAATATGAACCAAGATTAATGATTGCTCCTATCTTCTGCCATCCACATCCTCTAGCAACCCCTGATTAATTAACcggaaaaacaaacataaccGGACTTAACCAAGTTTTTCATGATTAGTGTATTTTTAATTGTCTTTACTTGcaagcaaagaaagaaaaagaacctGAGAGAACGCATTGAAGACTGTCTAGAAAATTTCCTAAGGCGAGAATTGGCATCATCGAGGCTACGTAGCTGACTACTTCTAGTTCACTACTATAAGCTAATCCCCATATATTCCTTATCAATATCAAGACTGATCCGATCACTATACTTTCTGCTACTGCAATGCAAATGACCACACGCACCGCAAGCTTAGCCACTTTCGGGTTACCCGCTCCTAATTCATTTGAGATCCTCGTGCTGCACCAATATTAAAGGAAAGTCAATGGTCTATCATGATTTTGATGTAAGGTTACATGATTCAAGTTATATAAGTTTACCTTGCAGCGCCACTTAGACCAAATGGGATCATCCACATTGTTCCTGATGTATTAAGGCTGCAAATAATTTCTGACTAAACTCAAGAACatgataaagaaaatacaCAATTATTCATATGCATTGTTCTAACCAGATTGAGAGAACAGAAGTTTCTAGAACCGGGTTTGGAAGAAGTCCTGATAAGAGAACTAAAAGTTCAAAGGACCACATCTCTAAGCTGCACTCAAACAACATTACATAAGAAATCAAGATAGCTAATTAAGAGATCCATGTATTTGTAAcattgattcatatatatgtattaccAGACCATAAGTGCAGAAGGAACAGCTAGTCTCAGAAAAGGGAGGATATCGCGTAGAGCCTCCTTAGAGAAACCGGTCCAAGTTAGTGAGCAAGAAGGCGAAAACTTGACGTAACAGAACAAGAGAACGACATTAAGCCAATACGAAATGGAGTTGGCAAGAGCAGCTCcttgaaaccctaaaccagATTTGAAAACCAAGACCCAACAAAGGAGGACATGTAGAGAAGTTGTTACTCCAGAGCAGAAAACCACAGGAAACACATTGTTTTGGGCCTGCAAGAACCTGTTAAAGCATTGAAGAAGACCGTAGGCGAAGATGCTTGGGATCATGAATTTTGCGTAGGAGCCAGCGAGTGTAGCAATGGATTTGTTTTGTCCAAAGAAGACGAGAAGGTGCTCTGTGTTAGCCCAAATGATGGAGAGAGGAATAGAAGCTAGTGTAAGAACAAACATAGCTCTTTGCATTTGTATTCCTAACATTCCGTACTTCTTTGCTCCGTACGCTTGGCCACAAAGCGTATCTAACGCACTTGCTGTTCCCATCTGTTCATGAGGAAAATGGAAAAGTGAATCAGTGTAGTTTCTTGCTTCACAAGTAAAAACGTACAAcccaatttttaaaactttcaattgaatattaaaatttggatttgttgaCATCGTTCAATGTTCGACAAGTGGTTTTCAAGTTCAAATAAGAGCCATAAGCAACTGCTTAAAgcattcatttttgtttatacaagaaaaacattttgattttgttattttggcGTTTTCACTTCTCGATCTGTCCATAAAATGGcaaaaatgtattttgttttcttgtcgCATGAGTGGCAGAAAAGATGCTTACGCAACTTGGATATTCAAATAAGGTGGCCTGATAACTGATAAAGTGATATGTCCATCATAGGTGAGgtgaataatatatatttctttctaatgatatataattaCTAATACATCTCTTTTTAGAgataaactaattaaagatttaaagcACTATATATTActtgcacacaaaaaaaaaaactctacatattaaaaaaatccaaaggTTTGCATATATGtataggaaaaaaatcaaaaaaaatgatattaattaCCAAATCAAGTTTCACATTCAGACATTTATTCCTAATATCCTAAATttggaagatttttttttggtaaattaaattaaagattaagATACATGGTTAAGAATAAATTGATATGGGAATATGTAATTTGtagaaagacagagagagtgAGGAAAAACTGACGAGGAAGCTGAAACCGGTGACGGAGGCGAAAGAGGTGGCGATGGATGCGGcggagagaggaagagagccAAGATGGCCAACGAACATGACGGAGATAACTTGTAGACAAAACTGAAGAAGACTCACGGCGATGAGTGGGCCTGAAAGCCATAGCtgcttcttcacttcttcctTGACACTACTTTTCTCTCCGATCAAAGGCCATGACAAATCACCCTCTCCTCTTTCTCTGTCGTccctcatttttttttgagaaatagCAAAGCTATGACAAAGTATCTTCCTATCTTTAAGGGCTTTGTGTTTGGTCcggtctctctcttctctctcgctTTGTCCCTATTGATGTGTGATTTGTGGTGTGTAGGGATTAgtacttttttattttgtcaactttATAAATAGAGTGAATCATTACTTGgctaataatgaaaaatcaaatggattttattccttttaaaatatttattggcAGTCGCATACAAGAGCGGGTTGAATCCAGAAAACATTGGCAAAtctattattaataaaatttaaaaatataggaatttgataaaatttcgttttattcggttcggttttctttgtaacactaaaattgcaaaaaaaaactatcatttcaattttataaaaaaaatttcaggTTTGTGTTCTATAACTTCAAAggtaa includes:
- a CDS encoding uncharacterized protein (unknown protein; FUNCTIONS IN: molecular_function unknown; INVOLVED IN: biological_process unknown; LOCATED IN: endoplasmic reticulum; EXPRESSED IN: 24 plant structures; EXPRESSED DURING: 13 growth stages; BEST Arabidopsis thaliana protein match is: unknown protein (TAIR:AT5G23920.1); Has 30201 Blast hits to 17322 proteins in 780 species: Archae - 12; Bacteria - 1396; Metazoa - 17338; Fungi - 3422; Plants - 5037; Viruses - 0; Other Eukaryotes - 2996 (source: NCBI BLink).); translation: MSGGVGPTYNDITLPKEEEEEHQTQSTSTVSSTGKPAGFFSFRQLNILAIIIVLSASGLVTIQDFIFTILTLIYFFFLSKLIFPPHNNPNRDAPLTSSTNKIFRIYVTAAGIVGLIIPICYIFEGIVEDDKNGVSAAAPHVFLLASQIFMEGLATMFGFSAPARILVPIVYNARRVLTLVEWIMSEFSREDVTGTVSARRMYAGKVLAAANLGIWSFNLFGVLIPVYLPRAFKRYYGSDKED
- a CDS encoding hydroxyproline-rich glycoprotein family protein (hydroxyproline-rich glycoprotein family protein; BEST Arabidopsis thaliana protein match is: hydroxyproline-rich glycoprotein family protein (TAIR:AT4G25620.1); Has 1807 Blast hits to 1807 proteins in 277 species: Archae - 0; Bacteria - 0; Metazoa - 736; Fungi - 347; Plants - 385; Viruses - 0; Other Eukaryotes - 339 (source: NCBI BLink).); protein product: MRNVVNNSVETVNAAATAIVTAESRVQPSSSQKGRWGKCWSLYSCFGTQKNNKRIGNAVLVPEPVTSGVPVVTVQNSATSTTVVLPFIAPPSSPASFLQSDPSSVSHSPVGPLSLTSNTFSPKEPQSVFTVGPYANETQPVTPPVFSAFITEPSTAPYTPPPESSVHITTPSSPEVPFAQLLTSSLELTRRDSTSGMNQKFSSSHYEFRSNQVCPGSPGGGNLISPGSVISNSGTSSPYPGKSPMVEFRIGEPPKFLGFEHFTARKWGSRFGSGSITPVGHGSGLASGALTPNGPEIVSGNLTPNNTTWPLQNQISEVASLANSDHGSEVMVADHRVSFELTGEDVARCLASKLNRSHDRMNNNDRIETEESSSTDIRRNIEKRSGDRENEQHRIQKLSSSSIGSSKEFKFDNTKDENIEKVAGNSWSFFPGLRSGVS